A single Oncorhynchus nerka isolate Pitt River linkage group LG10, Oner_Uvic_2.0, whole genome shotgun sequence DNA region contains:
- the cenatac gene encoding coiled-coil domain-containing protein 84 isoform X1 encodes MGAFYCAICRQTSFSGKAHIFGKSHQSKLKVVLVKFLEKVKEARRTIKNPQVERFDCTQHKRKCWCYCCGLEVERDVTDGDITVLFGGLLEHMARPDHRKGTHTFWWENKADPKLRDKFIITENEMERFKTEVAKALGSFEDKEDGLIKQQATHIRAQEQHRQEVLQSLIEPKAELELSNTEGPCNSVDEASSSSHFRAPGSDEQARSGRVNQMVARQWAGPGQGLTFIGYQDSSNSGNVHTGAIPPWLQEDPNEGRSGTMEQAIGPSLQDFLKQKEQEKLKKLPPNRVGANFDHSSQTDANWLPSFGRVWNSGRRWQSRHQFREEEGQTNRQKRKRDQGAEGTKKPNRLNSDYSMHCT; translated from the exons ATGGGTGCATTTTACTGTGCGATATGTAGGCAAACATCTTTCTCCGGAAAAGCACACATCTTCGGGAAAAGTCACCAGAGCAAACTCAAAGTGGTCCTTGTTAAATTCCTTGAGAAG GTGAAAGAGGCGCGTCGAACGATAAAAAATCCTCAGGTGGAGAGGTTCGATTGCACTCAGCACAAACGCAAATGTTGGTGTTACTGCTGCGGCCTCGAGGTGGAGAGAGACGTCACTGATGGCGACATCACTGTGTTGTTCGGGGGCTTGTTGGAACACATGGCCAG GCCTGACCACAGGAAGGGCACCCACACATTCTGGTGGGAGAACAAAGCTGATCCTAAACTGAGGGACAAGTTTATAATCACAGAAAATGAAATGGAGAG ATTTAAAACGGAGGTGGCAAAAGCTTTAGGCTCATTTGAGGATAAGGAGGATGGGCTTATCAAGCAG CAAGCCACTCATATCCGAGCTCAGGAACAGCATCGCCAGGAGGTCCTTCAGTCTCTCATAGAG CCTAAGGCAGAGCTGGAGCTATCGAACACAGAGGGCCCTTGCAACTCAGTGGACGAGGCTTCCAG TAGCTCTCACTTCAGGGCTCCTGGATCCGATGAGCAGGCCAGGTCTGGTCGGGTCAACCAAATGGTGGCCAGGCAGTGGGCAGGCCCTGGACAAGGCCTGACCTTCATTGGCTACCAG GATTCTTCCAACAGTGGAAATGTTCACACAG GAGCCATCCCTCCATGGTTACAGGAGGACCCCAATGAGGGCAGGTCTGGGACAATGGAGCAGGCGATCGGTCCATCACTCCAGGACTTCCTCAAACAGA AGGAGCAGGAGAAGCTGAAGAAACTCCCCCCTAACCGGGTGGGGGCCAACTTTGACCATAGCTCCCAGACAGATGCCAACTGGCTGCCCTCTTTCGGCCGGGTGTGGAACAGCGGACGCCGCTGGCAATCCAG GCACCAgttcagagaggaagagggacagaccAACAGACAAAAGAGAAAGCGGGATCaaggtgctgagggaacaaagaAACCAAACCGCCTGAACAGTGACTATAGTATGCATTGTACATAG
- the cenatac gene encoding coiled-coil domain-containing protein 84 isoform X2, which yields MGAFYCAICRQTSFSGKAHIFGKSHQSKLKVVLVKFLEKVKEARRTIKNPQVERFDCTQHKRKCWCYCCGLEVERDVTDGDITVLFGGLLEHMARPDHRKGTHTFWWENKADPKLRDKFIITENEMERFKTEVAKALGSFEDKEDGLIKQQATHIRAQEQHRQEVLQSLIEPKAELELSNTEGPCNSVDEASSSHFRAPGSDEQARSGRVNQMVARQWAGPGQGLTFIGYQDSSNSGNVHTGAIPPWLQEDPNEGRSGTMEQAIGPSLQDFLKQKEQEKLKKLPPNRVGANFDHSSQTDANWLPSFGRVWNSGRRWQSRHQFREEEGQTNRQKRKRDQGAEGTKKPNRLNSDYSMHCT from the exons ATGGGTGCATTTTACTGTGCGATATGTAGGCAAACATCTTTCTCCGGAAAAGCACACATCTTCGGGAAAAGTCACCAGAGCAAACTCAAAGTGGTCCTTGTTAAATTCCTTGAGAAG GTGAAAGAGGCGCGTCGAACGATAAAAAATCCTCAGGTGGAGAGGTTCGATTGCACTCAGCACAAACGCAAATGTTGGTGTTACTGCTGCGGCCTCGAGGTGGAGAGAGACGTCACTGATGGCGACATCACTGTGTTGTTCGGGGGCTTGTTGGAACACATGGCCAG GCCTGACCACAGGAAGGGCACCCACACATTCTGGTGGGAGAACAAAGCTGATCCTAAACTGAGGGACAAGTTTATAATCACAGAAAATGAAATGGAGAG ATTTAAAACGGAGGTGGCAAAAGCTTTAGGCTCATTTGAGGATAAGGAGGATGGGCTTATCAAGCAG CAAGCCACTCATATCCGAGCTCAGGAACAGCATCGCCAGGAGGTCCTTCAGTCTCTCATAGAG CCTAAGGCAGAGCTGGAGCTATCGAACACAGAGGGCCCTTGCAACTCAGTGGACGAGGCTTCCAG CTCTCACTTCAGGGCTCCTGGATCCGATGAGCAGGCCAGGTCTGGTCGGGTCAACCAAATGGTGGCCAGGCAGTGGGCAGGCCCTGGACAAGGCCTGACCTTCATTGGCTACCAG GATTCTTCCAACAGTGGAAATGTTCACACAG GAGCCATCCCTCCATGGTTACAGGAGGACCCCAATGAGGGCAGGTCTGGGACAATGGAGCAGGCGATCGGTCCATCACTCCAGGACTTCCTCAAACAGA AGGAGCAGGAGAAGCTGAAGAAACTCCCCCCTAACCGGGTGGGGGCCAACTTTGACCATAGCTCCCAGACAGATGCCAACTGGCTGCCCTCTTTCGGCCGGGTGTGGAACAGCGGACGCCGCTGGCAATCCAG GCACCAgttcagagaggaagagggacagaccAACAGACAAAAGAGAAAGCGGGATCaaggtgctgagggaacaaagaAACCAAACCGCCTGAACAGTGACTATAGTATGCATTGTACATAG